The genomic segment GATGCGGCAATGTTAAAACTGATTGCGCCAGACTACAAAGAACGTACAGTTTATGTATGTGGCCCGAACCCATTTATGGAATCGGTCAACGACTTACTCGAAAGCATCGACTTCCCGATGCAAAACTACTACGAAGAAAGCTTCGGCCCACCCCGGAAAAAAGTCAAAAAAGCCCCAGCACCTGCTCAAGCAAAAGTAGAAGTTGCTTCTACGCCTGCGGGTAATTTAGGACTACGGCAGATGTTGGGCAAAATCTCGACAGAATCAGCACCAGTCCAAGATGCCGGAGCGCGGGTGGCCACAACCCCAGCATCTGCTCCTGTTTCTCCCCCCCCAGCCTCTTCTAGTCAAACCCTGATAGTTTTCTCTAAATCAGGTAAAGAAGTAGCTTGTGATGGCGAAGAAACAATCCTCGATATGGCTGACCAAGAAGGCGTAAAAATCCGTAGTAGTTGCCGTTCTGGGGTTTGTGGGACTTGCAAAAAACGGAAGTTAGAAGGCACTGTCAAAATGGAAGGCTATGATCCCGAAGCCTTAGAAGAAAGTGAAATTAAAGAAGGCTATGTCTTAACTTGTGTAGCTTATCCAGTTGGGAAGGTGGTGATTGATGCTTAGTTAGCCAATCTAGGAGCGTTAAAAATCGTCAGAGAGTTGGAACTGCTAGGTATCAAAAAAATTATGGTCTTGATCAGAGTTTTCTGGTTGTATGAGTTCAAAGTTTTGGTGAGCGGGAATTAACCCTAGCTGCATTTGCAAAGCCTCATCATATCTGGCATGTTCCCAATTTCTGGCTAATTTAACTTGCTCTGGATTCAAATTTTGAGCATCTCTGAGATCAGCATTTTGCAAATCAGCCCCTTGAAAATTGGCTTGGTCAAGATTAGTCGGGCTGAGGTCAGCACCTTGAAAATTAGCATATTTGAGATTAGCACCTTGCAGATTGGCATAACTTAAATCAGCTTCTTGCAGATTGGCATAACTTAAATCAGCACCTTGCAGATTGGCACTCCAGAGGTAGGCTAATTGAAAATTGGCATGACTTAAGTAAGCATTCTGAAAATTTGTATAGCTGAGGTTAGTACTTTGTCCTTGAAGATTGGCATTTCTTAAATTTGCTCCCTCAAGATTGGCATATCTTAAATCAGCACCTTGCAGATTGGCATTGCGTAAATCAATTTCTTGCAAACAAGCATTTTTTAGGTTACTACCTTCGAGATTCGCGTCTCGTAAATCTGCACCCTTTAAATTAATGCCAGCTAAATAGGCTTTCTCCGCAGTTAGTCCAGCCAAGCTAATACCATCATTTTTCAAGTCTTGTAAGGCTTGAATTCTACCCCCACTTGCTCGTTGTCCATAAGCTGAGTTAATTACGCGCCATGCTTCGTAATGTTCTTGCTTTTTTCGAGAAGGAGTTTCTCGGAAATAAAGAATCACCACCGCTAAAATACTCAAGTCTTGCAGAGTACTAATAAACTTAGAACTCATCAATAATTCCACAATACTTTTAAATGGAGGCTTATCTTCAACAAACCGAATCACCACTATTGACAACACAAATATCGCAGCAAAAATAATCCACTCTTGAAAGTCTTGTATCCATTTACGTAAACGTTCACGCATTTTTACTTCCTCTTGTGGTCAAGATATTGAATTAGGACTTACGCATAAAGACGAAAAATCAAGGGTTTTGGCGAGGGTGTAGGGGAGCCACTGCCGTGGGCGGGTTTCCCGACTTGAGCCAAGTGGCGTGTGTATGTATCTAAAATCCTTAAGCCACACACCCTTACACCCAATCTTCATAGACAATCTTTGTACGTAAGTCCTGTGAATAACAAAACCAGTGTTGATTGAGTTTTGAGAATTTGAATTATGAAATTTATCTCTTACATTGTTATTGCTTGTCTAGTACTACTAACAGCTTGCGCTTCTCCTTCCAATGGTGCTGGGGTACCGCTAAAAGCTCAAGCCCAAATTAGTGGCCCTGGGATTACAGGGACGCTGAAAGCTGTACAAAATACCGAGCTTCAGTCTGTTTGGGTGGCTGTGGAAATTAAAGGTGATCCCAAAATCTTGACTCCAGGATTACATGGTGTTCATATTCATGAAAAAGGCGCTTGTGAAGCAGGTACAGAAAAGCCTTTTAGTTCTGCTGGTGGACACTTCGACCCTGGCCCCTTTGGTTCACCCACTCCGGTGGAAAAAAACCATCCTTATCATTTAGGTGATTTACCCAATATTAAAATTAATCCCTTGGGTCAAGGTCGTTTAGAAGCATTTATTAGCAGTGTCACTCTTGGCGATAGTCCGATCAGCTTATTTGATGGTGATGGTAGTGCAGTTATTATCCATAAGCTCCAGGATCAAAAGAAATCTGGTGGTACAGCCGATGAAGCTGGTGGTGGTCGTTTAGCTTGTGGTGCGATCGCCAAGGCAAGTTAATGTAAATTACGGTAGGGAGAATCAAAGATGATTTTCCCTACTTCTAGAGATTTAATGATTTTTGTTCCAGTTCTGATACAGAATATCGCAACTTGAAGTTATCAACCTACAATTACTTTTAAATGTGTATGTTTACACTCACGCCAAAGTTGTTTACTGTAACGTAGTTGACATACCATAAAAATCCAACTTTCCTAAGACTATGTTTGCAGGGGCGAAAAAATTATTCACACAGCCAGTCATCGTTACTAGCGTCCTAGTTACACTAGTTTTGGTTGGGGTTCAAAGGCTCAGATTGTTAGAATACTTTGAACTCAAGGTGTTTGACCAAATGATGCAAAGGCGTGCAGATTTACCCCCTGACCCCCGCCTGTTGATTGTGGGATTTACAGAAGAAGATATCCAACAACTCAAGCATGGCACCCCCACAGATGAAGAACTAGACAGGTTGTTAGGCAAATTAGAAAGTAACCAAGCCAGTGTTATTGCTTTAGACTTCTTTCGAGATGTACCGCTCAACCCTGGTCATACCCAACTAATTAACCGCCTGCAAACAAGCAATAAAATTATTCCGATTTGTAGCACCACAACACCACCGCCACCAGGCCTAGATGCTAATAATGTCGGGTTTGCCGATTTGCCAGAAGACCCTGATGCAGTTATTCGCCGCGCCCTGCTATTTGTCAGTCCAGACCCAAAAGCGCCTTGTCAAAGCCAACAGTCTCTAGCAGTATTAGCCGCACTAAAATATCTCACCGACACAGCCAAAATCCAACCAGAAATTACCCAAACAGGTGAAGGCTTACAATTAAAGCTGGGAAAAACCCTGTTTCATCGTCTATTACCAGATGCAGGCGGTTATGTAGCCGCAGATAATGGTGGTTTTCAAATCTTGCTCAACTACCGTGCCTTTCATAATATTGCCCGCACAGTTAGTTTTATAGACGTACTCAACAATAAAGTTAATCCTGATTGGGTCAAGGGCAAAATCGTCTTAATTGGAGCCACAGCACCCAGTAAACAGGATATCCGTAATACTCCTTATGCTACTGGTAGACAAGACAACACGGGCAAGATGCCCGGAATTGTGATTCATGCTCATATTGTGAGTGAAATTCTCAGTGCAGTTCTTGACCAAAGACGCATATTTTGGTACTTCCCGGAATGGGGAGAGGTCATTTGGCTGTGGGGCTGGACTGTCATCGGTTCATTAATTGGATGGAAAATTAAACATCCCATGCTTCTGGGCTTATCTGGTGGCGGTGCTGTGGTTGGCTTGGTAGGTGGTGGCTTTATCATCTTTACTCAAGCTGGATGGGTACCAATAGCACAGCCTGTCTTGGGATTAATCGCTGCTGCTGGCAGTGTAGTTGTGTACACTGCATATTATGAAAAACTACAGCGAGATAAAATTGCCCATCAAATTCAAGAACAAGAAAAAACTATAGACCTCTTAAAATCCTTA from the Aulosira sp. FACHB-615 genome contains:
- a CDS encoding pentapeptide repeat-containing protein, giving the protein MRERLRKWIQDFQEWIIFAAIFVLSIVVIRFVEDKPPFKSIVELLMSSKFISTLQDLSILAVVILYFRETPSRKKQEHYEAWRVINSAYGQRASGGRIQALQDLKNDGISLAGLTAEKAYLAGINLKGADLRDANLEGSNLKNACLQEIDLRNANLQGADLRYANLEGANLRNANLQGQSTNLSYTNFQNAYLSHANFQLAYLWSANLQGADLSYANLQEADLSYANLQGANLKYANFQGADLSPTNLDQANFQGADLQNADLRDAQNLNPEQVKLARNWEHARYDEALQMQLGLIPAHQNFELIQPENSDQDHNFFDT
- a CDS encoding superoxide dismutase family protein, whose amino-acid sequence is MKFISYIVIACLVLLTACASPSNGAGVPLKAQAQISGPGITGTLKAVQNTELQSVWVAVEIKGDPKILTPGLHGVHIHEKGACEAGTEKPFSSAGGHFDPGPFGSPTPVEKNHPYHLGDLPNIKINPLGQGRLEAFISSVTLGDSPISLFDGDGSAVIIHKLQDQKKSGGTADEAGGGRLACGAIAKAS
- a CDS encoding CHASE2 domain-containing protein; the encoded protein is MFAGAKKLFTQPVIVTSVLVTLVLVGVQRLRLLEYFELKVFDQMMQRRADLPPDPRLLIVGFTEEDIQQLKHGTPTDEELDRLLGKLESNQASVIALDFFRDVPLNPGHTQLINRLQTSNKIIPICSTTTPPPPGLDANNVGFADLPEDPDAVIRRALLFVSPDPKAPCQSQQSLAVLAALKYLTDTAKIQPEITQTGEGLQLKLGKTLFHRLLPDAGGYVAADNGGFQILLNYRAFHNIARTVSFIDVLNNKVNPDWVKGKIVLIGATAPSKQDIRNTPYATGRQDNTGKMPGIVIHAHIVSEILSAVLDQRRIFWYFPEWGEVIWLWGWTVIGSLIGWKIKHPMLLGLSGGGAVVGLVGGGFIIFTQAGWVPIAQPVLGLIAAAGSVVVYTAYYEKLQRDKIAHQIQEQEKTIDLLKSLLREGSNTGNEASSPVDSQPQRDQLLNHRYKVSSVLGSGGFGYTYLADDTKRPGSPKCVVKHLQPAQKDPRFLEVARRLFKAEAEILEILGQHKRIPQLLAYFEENQQFYLVQEYVKGHCLQDELVVGKRVEEAEVIKILRDVLKVLVFVHDHNVIHRDIKPSNLMRRETDNRIVLIDFGAVKQIQPQQEEESLTVAVGTLGYASPEQLMGQPRLNSDIHALGMIGIQALTGKVTKEIERDPQTTALTWRDKAQVSDGLAAILDKMTYFDYLRRYQTAKEVLEDLDKL